A single window of Arcobacter venerupis DNA harbors:
- the dnaE gene encoding DNA polymerase III subunit alpha has protein sequence MSDTPKFTHLHLHTEYSLLDGANKIKPLAKKVKKMGMTSVAMTDHGNMFGAIDFYNAMRAEGIKPIIGMEAYIHNSEDIGDKTNRQRFHLCLYAKNDVGYKNLMFLSSQAYMFGFYYYPRINKQLLRDNSEGLVCSAACLQGEVNWHLNTQSERNVKNGAKGYEEAKRIALEYKEIFGEDFYLEIMRHGIGDQHFVDDQILRISKETGIKVVATNDTHYLEQKDADAHEAFMCIAMNKLYDDPKRLRHSVHEFYLKSPEQIAKLYADIPEALEATQEIADKCNLEIKLGNPTPPNFKFTRQKSEEANLNLPEPELEYSLENDKILFIHECRKGLEDRLVIVPHERHQEYRDRLEVEIEIINNMKFPGYMLIVWDFVIVAKRMGIPVGPGRGSAAGSLVAFSLKITDIDPIPYGLLFERFLNPERISMPDIDMDFCQARRGEIIDYVVQQYGRANVAQIITFGKLLAKGVIRDVARVLDMPYARADAMAKLIPDELGINLTSSYEKEPKIKELCDADPQAARVWEYALALEGLNRNAGTHAAGVVISNEPLWKKTPLFKPSGLDTLATQYNGKYVEDVDLIKFDFLGLKTLTVIEEANKLIEQRHGKRVDFLTVDVNDKGVYDLIQTGNTIGLFQIESDGMQDLCKRLKPSNFEDIIAVLALYRPGPMESGMLDDFIDRKHGRAQINYFYDEFDAPLRPILETTYGVIVYQEQVMQIVQSIGGFSLGGADLVRRAMGKKIKEEMDRLKGEFAIGGVKKGFVKEHCEELFDLIVKFAGYGFNKSHSAAYALVTFYTSYLKKYYASEFMAALLTLEKDNTDKVVKYVDEVKRLGLDLFPPDINKSDLVFSAKKIEGEEVVMFGMGAIKGAGDVAINSILKARNEGGLFTDLPDFISRIDGSKVNKRVIESLTKAGAFDGFGYSRQALLNQIEKIVETVGKAALAKKMATGSLFGDSDELTKIDIELEHLPEFEAKEILELEKASLGFYVSGHPLDEYREQIDKINYTLSSQIDELEDGSQALFVGKIENITERISKKGNKFGIATIMDFHGNIELMLFEDRLKELKEDYNLNEPIAFKVKISKDDNFTRMNILKIESIKDAKNEKLKTKPKEIIEPPITIAIPFSNDENLMYKLFDIVANNQGKRELKLLIKSKLADLELETGFKVTSQVENLIHQIEGVYIVA, from the coding sequence ATGTCTGATACACCAAAATTTACCCATCTACATTTACATACAGAATATTCTCTACTTGATGGTGCAAATAAAATAAAACCCCTTGCAAAAAAAGTAAAAAAAATGGGAATGACTAGCGTTGCTATGACTGACCATGGAAATATGTTTGGAGCAATTGATTTTTATAATGCCATGAGAGCTGAGGGAATTAAACCAATCATTGGAATGGAAGCTTATATTCACAATAGTGAAGATATAGGTGATAAAACAAATAGACAAAGATTTCACCTTTGTTTATATGCAAAAAATGATGTTGGTTACAAAAATCTAATGTTCTTAAGTTCTCAAGCTTATATGTTCGGGTTTTATTATTATCCTCGAATTAACAAACAACTTTTAAGAGACAATTCAGAAGGATTAGTTTGCTCAGCTGCTTGTTTGCAAGGTGAAGTAAACTGGCATTTAAATACCCAAAGTGAAAGAAACGTAAAAAATGGTGCAAAAGGATATGAAGAAGCAAAAAGAATTGCTTTAGAATATAAAGAGATTTTTGGTGAAGATTTTTATTTAGAGATTATGAGACATGGAATTGGAGACCAACATTTTGTTGATGACCAAATTTTAAGAATTTCAAAAGAGACAGGAATAAAAGTAGTTGCCACAAATGACACTCACTATTTAGAGCAAAAAGATGCCGATGCTCACGAAGCATTTATGTGTATTGCAATGAATAAACTTTATGATGACCCAAAAAGATTAAGACATAGTGTTCATGAATTTTATTTAAAATCTCCAGAACAAATAGCAAAACTATATGCTGATATTCCAGAAGCCCTTGAAGCCACTCAAGAAATAGCTGATAAATGTAATTTAGAGATAAAACTAGGAAACCCTACTCCTCCAAATTTTAAATTTACAAGACAAAAATCTGAAGAAGCTAATCTAAATTTACCAGAGCCTGAACTTGAATATTCCCTAGAAAATGACAAAATCTTATTTATACATGAGTGTAGAAAAGGTCTTGAAGATAGATTAGTAATAGTCCCTCATGAAAGACATCAAGAGTATAGAGATAGACTTGAAGTAGAAATTGAAATCATAAATAATATGAAATTCCCAGGATATATGCTTATTGTTTGGGATTTCGTAATTGTTGCAAAAAGAATGGGAATTCCAGTAGGTCCAGGACGGGGATCAGCTGCTGGAAGTTTAGTTGCTTTTTCTTTAAAAATCACAGATATTGACCCTATTCCTTATGGTTTACTTTTTGAAAGATTTCTAAATCCTGAGAGAATTTCAATGCCCGATATTGATATGGACTTTTGTCAAGCAAGACGGGGTGAAATTATTGATTATGTTGTTCAACAATATGGTCGAGCAAACGTTGCACAAATTATTACCTTTGGTAAACTTCTTGCAAAAGGGGTAATTAGAGATGTTGCAAGGGTTCTTGATATGCCCTATGCAAGAGCTGATGCAATGGCAAAACTAATTCCCGATGAATTAGGAATAAATCTAACAAGTTCTTATGAAAAAGAACCAAAAATCAAAGAGCTTTGTGATGCAGATCCACAAGCAGCAAGGGTTTGGGAATATGCTTTAGCGTTAGAGGGATTAAATAGAAATGCCGGAACTCACGCAGCTGGAGTTGTTATTTCAAATGAGCCTTTATGGAAAAAAACTCCTCTTTTTAAACCCTCAGGACTTGATACACTAGCTACTCAATATAATGGAAAATATGTAGAAGATGTGGATTTAATTAAATTCGACTTTTTGGGTTTAAAAACCCTAACAGTTATTGAAGAAGCAAATAAATTAATTGAACAAAGACATGGTAAAAGAGTAGATTTTCTTACTGTAGATGTAAACGATAAAGGTGTTTATGATTTAATCCAAACTGGAAATACAATCGGATTATTTCAAATTGAGTCCGATGGTATGCAAGATTTATGTAAAAGATTAAAACCATCAAATTTTGAGGATATTATCGCCGTTCTTGCATTATATAGACCAGGTCCAATGGAATCTGGAATGCTCGATGACTTTATTGATAGAAAACATGGTCGAGCGCAGATTAATTACTTTTACGATGAATTTGACGCACCTCTTCGACCAATTCTTGAAACAACTTATGGAGTTATCGTTTACCAAGAGCAAGTTATGCAAATCGTACAATCTATTGGTGGGTTCAGTCTTGGTGGTGCCGATTTAGTAAGACGGGCAATGGGTAAAAAAATTAAAGAAGAGATGGACAGACTAAAAGGCGAATTTGCAATTGGTGGAGTTAAAAAAGGTTTCGTAAAAGAACATTGTGAAGAGCTATTCGACCTGATTGTAAAATTTGCTGGATATGGATTTAATAAATCTCACTCAGCAGCTTATGCTCTTGTAACATTTTATACATCTTATTTAAAAAAATATTATGCCTCAGAATTTATGGCAGCACTTTTAACCCTAGAAAAAGACAATACGGATAAAGTTGTTAAATACGTCGATGAAGTTAAAAGATTAGGACTTGATTTATTTCCACCTGATATTAATAAATCAGATTTAGTGTTTTCTGCTAAAAAAATCGAGGGAGAAGAAGTTGTAATGTTTGGAATGGGTGCCATAAAAGGTGCCGGAGATGTTGCAATTAACTCTATTTTAAAAGCTAGAAATGAAGGTGGATTATTTACAGATTTACCAGATTTTATCTCACGAATTGATGGAAGTAAAGTAAATAAAAGAGTAATTGAATCTTTAACAAAAGCAGGTGCATTTGATGGTTTTGGATATTCAAGACAAGCCCTTCTTAATCAAATAGAAAAAATCGTTGAAACAGTTGGAAAAGCAGCACTTGCTAAAAAAATGGCAACTGGTTCTTTATTTGGTGATAGTGATGAACTTACAAAAATTGATATTGAACTTGAACATCTTCCCGAATTTGAAGCAAAAGAGATTCTTGAACTTGAAAAAGCATCTTTAGGTTTTTATGTTTCTGGACATCCACTTGATGAATATAGAGAACAAATTGATAAAATCAATTATACACTCTCTTCTCAAATTGATGAACTTGAAGATGGGAGTCAGGCTTTATTTGTTGGAAAAATTGAAAATATCACGGAAAGAATTTCCAAAAAAGGTAATAAATTTGGAATTGCAACAATTATGGATTTCCATGGAAATATTGAACTTATGCTTTTTGAAGATAGATTAAAAGAATTAAAAGAAGATTATAATCTAAATGAACCAATTGCATTTAAAGTAAAAATATCAAAAGATGATAATTTTACAAGAATGAATATTTTAAAAATTGAAAGCATAAAAGATGCAAAAAATGAAAAATTAAAAACTAAACCAAAAGAAATTATTGAACCACCAATAACTATTGCA